One stretch of Gadus macrocephalus chromosome 12, ASM3116895v1 DNA includes these proteins:
- the chst14 gene encoding carbohydrate sulfotransferase 14 yields MLPRKQDYAMKGANGPRSRSVMNFKTVKSSSVRHSSAVLPSVLTFAVIVASGGLLLMIEKGMLNSLDTPPPRGTGQRSEYTAHVRQQGRVVDTDFQILQEIRNRTIRTMCGQKSMPHDVWSLSPLQRKTLLQHVLVNDQHRFLYCYVPKVACSNWKRLLKVLSGALGNVDVKIKMDHHSDLLFLSSLKPEEIRYRLKHYFKFLFVREPMERLLSAYKNKFGEIEMYQKRYGVEIVKRYRKGQGAKGPAVKGDDVTFAEFVRYLLDEDVERMNEHWMPAYNLCQPCAVSYDFIGSYENLQRDAEYVLRRVGAPDHIRFPVRQPWYKPVTAETLQYYLCSLPQKLLKDLLPKYILDFSLFTYPLPNTTNPNCRH; encoded by the exons ATGCTTCCGCGAAAGCAGGATTATGCAATGAAAGGAGCTAACGGGCCAAGGAGCCGTTCAGTTATGAACTTTAAAACGGTTAAGTCGAGCTCCGTACGCCACAGTTCTGCCGTTTTGCCGTCGGTGCTGACGTTCGCTGTGATCGTCGCATCCGGAGGCCTGCTGCTTATGATTGAGAAAGGAATGCTTAACAGCCTGGATACACCTCCGCCTCGAGGGACCGGCCAACGGTCCGAGTATACCGCCCATGTCAGACAACAAGGCCGGGTAGTGGACACAGACTTTCAG ATCCTTCAAGAGATCCGCAACCGCACGATCCGAACTATGTGTGGTCAGAAAAGCATGCCACACGACGTGTGGTCCCTGAGCCCGTTGCAGAGAAAAACCCTGCTGCAGCACGTCCTGGTTAACGACCAGCACCGCTTCCTCTACTGCTATGTCCCCAAGGTGGCATGCTCCAACTGGAAGAGGCTGCTCAAGGTGCTCAGCGGGGCCCTGGGGAATGTGGACGTCAAGATCAAGATGGACCACCACAGCGacctgctcttcctctcctccctgaaGCCTGAGGAGATCCGCTACCGCCTCAAGCACTACTTCAAGTTCCTGTTTGTGCGGGAGCCCATGGAGCGCCTGCTCTCGGCATACAAGAACAAGTTTGGGGAGATCGAGATGTACCAGAAGAGGTACGGCGTGGAAATCGTGAAGCGCTACAGGAAGGGCCAAGGCGCCAAGGGCCCGGCTGTCAAGGGGGACGACGTGACCTTCGCAGAGTTTGTGCGGTACCTCCTGGACGAGGACGTGGAGCGCATGAACGAGCACTGGATGCCAGCGTACAACCTGTGCCAGCCCTGCGCCGTGTCCTACGACTTCATCGGCTCCTACGAGAACCTGCAGCGCGACGCTGAGTACGTTCTGCGGCGTGTGGGGGCACCCGACCATATCCGCTTCCCAGTCAGGCAGCCGTGGTACAAGCCGGTCACCGCGGAGACGCTGCAATACTACCTGTGCAGTCTTCCGCAGAAGCTGCTGAAAGACCTTCTGCCCAAGTACATTCTAGACTTCTCCCTGTTCACATACCCACTTCCCAACACAACCAATCCGAACTGCAGACATTGA